A genomic region of Lates calcarifer isolate ASB-BC8 linkage group LG9, TLL_Latcal_v3, whole genome shotgun sequence contains the following coding sequences:
- the LOC108886033 gene encoding LOW QUALITY PROTEIN: chondroitin sulfate proteoglycan 4-like (The sequence of the model RefSeq protein was modified relative to this genomic sequence to represent the inferred CDS: deleted 2 bases in 1 codon) encodes MELTHNRHNVTMTVDRNSHTSLRMPGPDLELRVEDGLFVGGAAGLNRPYLLNITGFRGCVDEVVFNEHNLLSSLRPYSGYKSVHEVSMGCSPQFSATEEDPVSFFSSKAFISLPPWEVPQEGVFECELHPSAKDKDGVVLYSSGNQGEFVAIEIIDGHLVATIGNGEGIKTELRSLTQVYSNYTWYPIQLHLLPYSIQLKVDKELIKADLSKELQVIQLKGPLLLGGLDEEAREEARLAGLLSALSGGGGGSFKGCLREIRVNSQRMGLPHAVITKDITVGCRTGQALVMVATTRPTGSPEFDVTISPQPIIKNKKNPNFLFLRKLEVAEGGRAPLEPKHMKVNLDFRKLGIHPAQLMFRIEEQPVHGQLRLDLSPDPDGLLDMGQERIITIGSDEKDRTFSMLDLWQGRVMYVHSGSEDQNDFFMFSVFSSNKKELPVFLKGNRLHRFDISISPVNDAPVLSLPEGNLFTLLEKSKRQLTTDVLRVSDPDSNPAELVFSSLANLNTEAGHLEHQDYPSRAINLFSLQDLEEGKIYFVHTGVSTSRLPLRVSDGQKLSNTVVLRIMAVALEHKLMNNTGLEVDQGEASIITTSHLAVQVNVADQAAEIRYDVTELPQYGDLQRLHSSGDWKLTTSFSQKLLEKERIRYLSTYRGLQAQSNITDQFKCKISISSLVTEEVIFPIVVRWIHFKVTRSKMEVNGVQSAVVTPEDLHVVSKGVKLNESNLHFRLLTVPKKGRLFLDSKVIQKNSNFSQKNITDGLLKYELLSRLQDDTRDTFSFQVFSSHANSTSYDFRINIKSESTAITVVNKGLSVLEGGSKVITKDILFTHTASNREVQYSIMVSPKYGQIRKVNLSNSTSINDNIAIFTNQDITEERIMYVHDDSETKQDSFTFQIMVYKPHKHTGKKEDRNTAEHTFNISVQLVNDQRPVRVIDKVFHVARDGQRLVTLNDLRFRDDDSDFEDSWLVYTRRGIPMGELVLASNPSHRLYEFTQRDLKQKKVLFLHRGVSFGRFVLFVSDGKHYVSTLLEVMAQDPYLQVENNTGIMVQRGGFTTLTSANLSIFSNLDIRDPQEVTFEVFLPPKHGVLCFDDGDHDTVKEADAISIFTQRDLVAGRLAYHHDGSHELSDGFNVTARAREESTERRPDRGRREVHLDIGVLVKIYLESHQRPPTVISNRPVVVAEGQNASISREHLEVVHEDSQPSEIIFTVQNPPTLGFLQRISPISDDGEPQYLYQGIREQTASFTQDNLNQGLIVYHQRAAGSTNDSVLLEATNGVTKVGPIRLEIDIIPILLPLQVSDLTLDEGSSLPLTPDIIKVANHHFSGMNFLYQVIIPPRNGHLEHSRIPGMPITAFTHTEVEREYISYIHDGSDTQRDNFTIVANQTEIRKHSLPCTVHIRITPVNDETPVVTANRGLKVWVGSVTEITTNDLSAEDSDTPSRGLSFVVTPPSNGHLALKSAPSRHILNFTQSHIQSGQLVFVHSGALSGGFHFQVNDGVNFAPRQIFSTTAHSLVLTLQRNHPMEVYPGSVTPITVQELQVVTNDVSNIRRKHSVLFALTAPPKLGRLVRRMPDNSTREISTFTQSMVNDGVILYDQNKPESVGWSAADSFSFTVSSPPAFLPPHTFTILISYQANEHHDNTQHKTRLLNNAGAVVAEGGRVIIDRSKLDASNLLGKVPQHHRKDHDILYRVITLPRHGTLAIRGHNLTRDQPGFSQTTLNKFGITYIHDDSETTTDSFTFRAWVAPMDLSSASSSPSLSAFPSDSSSSPSPIPPLSSFSSADTASRRRAKDRLAVTEMFNITVTPVNDQPPLIRSRARSMKVVVGERVVLGPDSLQVEDHDTPPEELHYLVISKPNNGYLMLGERPEPVTSFTQYDVNHGRLHFIQQGEPLTGVFYFNVTDGHHRPLYKLFSLEVIKPSVSLVNNTGLSLVQGKTAVVLTTNQLAAQTNGRSKANIIYMVATHPRHGRIAINDQEVMTFRHEDLQSGRVVYHMTDLSESEDIFQISVSASSPGVDYGNVTAQTVNVTVRPLVYLREPVRVPSGIAVKLGKAMIDASELARLSRVDPVFEVLSPPKHGKLVKMTYDPNRASEVLKSFTFRDVVQGRVAIEETLSDSDNQLNDNKSALTTAQGHTPARPLNDSFIFLVKAGNVQPAKGELHFTILPHHQMHHGPTGLNKADGASREHTTTRLPTHNKTTTGGGRGGGRGGSTTHGGGEMGLPPHILSPKTHNRTQHKLRPHGRWGNHTRGGSHGGRSGSGAEGAGGGHSHPLQPHPPPFSDKHGPVNPPDIHPVHVEVLPRPASDPLLIILPLLACLLLIIILMVLILVFRHRKEKQRLRLIQELAAVTLPAERSPYLGQPERSMAMPSVVVTPLGPASCPTSPKVSISSRRRSLAPGMTFWGPFEADGADGNIRGGNNNERENITAGFKTSEGSRSPAPSLKDNQYWV; translated from the exons ATGGAGCTGACCCACAACCGCCATAATGTCACCATGACTGTGGACCGAAATTCCCACACCAGCCTCCGTATGCCAGGACCAGATCTCGAACTCAGAGTGGAGGACGGTCTCTTTGTTGGTGGAGCAGCTGGTCTGAACCGCCCGTACCTTCTCAACATTACCGGTTTTAGAGGTTGTGTGGATGAAGTTGTGTTTAATGAACATAACCTGCTGTCCAGCCTAAGGCCGTATTCTGGGTACAAGAGCGTCCACGAGGTATCTATGGGCTGCAGTCCGCAGTTTTCTGCGACAGAAGAAGATCCTGTCAGTTTTTTCAGCTCCAAAGCCTTCATCTCACTCCCACCATGGGAGGTGCCACAGGAGGGAGTTTTTGAATGTGAACTTCACCCCTCTGCAAAAGACAAAGATGGTGTGGTTCTGTATAGCTCTGGAAACCAGGGAGAGTTTGTTGCCATAGAGATCATAGATGGTCATCTGGTAGCAACAATAGGAAATGGAGAGGGAATTAAAACTGAGCTCCGTTCTCTGACACAAGTCTACAGTAACTACACCTGGTACCCCATCCAGCTGCACCTGCTACCCTACAGCATCCAGTTGAAGGTAGACAAGGAGTTAATCAAGGCAGACCTGAGTAAGGAGCTCCAAGTCATCCAGCTAAAAGGGCCTCTCCTCCTGGGAGGGCTGGACGAAGAAGCTCGGGAAGAGGCACGGCTGGCTGGGTTGCTCTCTGCCttgtcaggaggaggaggaggctccTTTAAAGGCTGCCTCCGAGAAATTAGGGTGAACAGTCAAAGAATGGGCCTCCCTCATGCTGTCATCACCAAAGACATCACTGTGGGCTGTAGGACAGGGCAAGCCCTTGTGATGGTGGCCACAACCAGACCAACAGGCAGTCCTGAGTTTGATGTTACAATCTCTCCTCAACCAATTATCAAAAATAAGAAGAACCCTAACTTTTTGTTTCTGAGAAAGCTAGAGGTAGCAGAAGGAGGCCGGGCGCCACTGGAGCCCAAACACATGAAG GTGAATCTGGATTTTCGTAAGCTGGGCATCCATCCTGCCCAGTTAATGTTCCGCATTGAGGAGCAGCCTGTTCATGGCCAGCTCCGGCTGGACCTCAGTCCAGACCCTGATGGGTTGCTGGACATGGGGCAAGAGAGGATCATCACAATAGGAAGCGACGAGAAGGATCGGACTTTCAGCATGCTCGACCTGTGGCAGGGCCGGGTGATGTACGTTCACAGTGGGTCAGAGGACCAGAATGActtcttcatgttttcagtcttcTCCAGCAATAAGAAGGAGCTTCCTGTGTTTCTGAAGGGCAACCGTCTGCACCGGTTCGATATCAGCATCAGTCCTGTTAATGATGCGCCTGTGCTCAGCCTCCCAGAGGGAAACCTTTTTACTTTGCTGGAGAAATCCAAACGACAG CTGACTACAGATGTGCTGAGAGTGTCAGACCCTGACAGCAATCCTGCAGAGCTGGTGTTCAGCTCCCTTGCAAACCTCAACACTGAGGCTGGACACCTTGAGCACCAGGATTACCCCAGCAG GGCCATTAACTTGTTCTCCCTACAAGATCTGGAGGAAGGTAAGATCTACTTTGTCCACACTGGGGTCTCCACATCCAGGCTGCCACTCAGGGTCAGCGATGGGCAGAAG TTAAGCAACACAGTAGTTTTGCGGATCATGGCAGTGGCACTCGAACACAAACTGATGAATAACACAGGATTAGAGGTGGACCAAGGCGAGGCTTCCATCATCACCACCAGTCATCTTGCAGTACAAGTAAATGTGGCTGATCAAGCGGCAGAAATCCGATATGATGTGACAGAGTTGCCACAGTATGGTGACCTCCAGCGGTTGCACTCAAGTGGAGACTGGAAACTGACAACCTCGTTCTCTCAGAAACTTCTAGAAAAAGAACGGATCCGATACCTCAGCACGTACCGTGGCCTTCAGGCTCAGAGCAACATCACCGATCAgttcaaatgtaaaatcagtATCAGTTCCCTAGTTACTGAAGAGGTTATTTTCCCCATTGTGGTACGCTGGATCCACTTCAAAGTCACACGAAGCAAGATGGAGGTCAATGGTGTTCAGTCAGCTGTTGTCACTCCTGAGGACCTCCACGTAGTTTCAAAGGGTGTCAAACTAAATGAGAGCAATCTCCACTTCAGGCTCCTTACAGTACCAAAGAAAGGTCGGCTATTCCTCGACAGCAAAGTCATACAAAAGAACTCAAACTTCAGCCAGAAGAATATCACAGATGGTCTGCTGAAGTACGAGCTGCTCAGCAGGCTACAGGATGACACAAGAGACACGTTCAGCTTTCAGGTCTTTTCATCACACGCCAACTCAACAAGTTACGATTTCAGAATCAACATCAAATCCGAGTCAACAGCCATCACTGTTGTTAACAAAGGCCTTTCAGTACTGGAAGGAGGGAGTAAAGTCATTACCAAAGACATCCTGTTCACTCACACGGCTAGTAACCGGGAGGTCCAGTATAGTATCATGGTGAGCCCCAAGTATGGCCAGATAAGAAAGGTCAATCTCTCCAACTCAACGTCCATTAACGACAACATTGCGATCTTTACAAATCAGGATATCACGGAGGAGAGGATCATGTACGTTCACGATGACAGTGAGACAAAGCAGGACtcttttacatttcaaatcaTGGTTTATAAACCGCATAAACACACTGGCAAGAAGGAGGATAGAAACACGGCCGAACACACCTTTAATATTTCTGTGCAGCTTGTCAATGATCAGAGACCTGTCAGGGTCATTGATAAAGTTTTCCACGTAGCTCGCGATGGCCAGAGGTTGGTGACGCTGAATGACCTTCGCTTCCGGGACGATGATTCTGATTTCGAAGACAGCTGGTTGGTGTACACAAGGAGGGGGATCCCCATGGGAGAGCTGGTGCTGGCCAGCAATCCCAGTCACAGGCTGTATGAGTTCACACAACGGGACCTCAAGCAG aaAAAGGTGTTGTttctccacagaggagtgagTTTTGGACGCTTTGTGCTTTTTGTATCAGATGGGAAACATTATGTTTCCACACTACTGGAG GTGATGGCCCAGGATCCTTATCTGCAGGTGGAGAACAACACAGGCATCATGGTCCAGCGAGGTGGGTTCACAACCCTGACCTCCGCTAACCTCAGCATCTTCAGTAACCTTGACATCCGAGACCCACAGGAAGTGACATTCGAGGTCTTCCTGCCACCTAAGCATGGTGTCCTCTGCTTCGATGACGGGGATCATGACACGGTGAAAGAAGCAGATGCAATTTCAATATTCACCCAGCGGGATCTGGTGGCAGGACGCCTGGCATATCATCACGATGGCAGCCATGAATTGTCAGATGGGTTCAATGTGACAGCCAGAGCGAGGGAGGAGAGCACAGAGAGGCGACcggacagagggaggagggaagtgCATCTGGACATCGGAGTGCTGGTGAAAATCTATTTGGAGAGTCATCAGAGGCCGCCAACAGTCATAAGTAATCGTCCAGTGGTGGTGGCGGAGGGACAGAATGCCTCTATAAGTAGGGAACATTTAGAG GTGGTCCATGAAGACAGCCAGCCATCAGAGATAATTTTTACTGTTCAAAATCCTCCCACTCTGGGCTTTCTTCAGAGGATCTCCCCCATCAGTGACGATGGAGAACCGCAGTACCTGTATCAG GGCATCAGAGAGCAGACAGCCTCCTTCACCCAGGACAACCTGAACCAGGGATTGATCGTCTACCATCAGCGGGCCGCAGGAAGCACCAACGACTCTGTTCTATTGGAGGCAACCAATGGGGTCACAAAGGTCGGACCTATCAGGCTGGAGATCGATATCATTCCTATCCTGCTGCCACTACAG GTGTCTGACTTGACCCTTGATGAAGGGTCGTCCCTGCCGCTGACCCCTGACATCATCAAGGTCGCCAATCATCACTTCTCGGGCATGAACTTCCTGTATCAAGTCATCATTCCACCGCGAAACGGACACTTGGAGCACAGCCGGATACCAGGGATGCCCATcactgctttcacacacacagag GTGGAACGTGAGTATATCTCATATATCCACGATGGCAgcgacacacagagagacaactTCACCATCGTGGCCAATCAGACAGAAATCAGGAAGCACAGTTTACCCTGCACCGTTCACATCCGTATCACACCGGTCAATGATGAGACTCCTGTCGTCACAGCCAACCGGGGTCTGAAG GTGTGGGTGGGTTCGGTGACAGAAATCACAACAAATGATCTTAGTGCAGAGGACTCTGACACTCCGTCC AGGGGCTTGAGTTTCGTCGTCACACCACCCAGCAATGGCCACCTGGCTCTGAAGAGTGCCCCCTCCAGACACATCCTGAACTTCACCCAGAGTCACATACAAAGTGGACAGCTGGTGTTTGTGCACAGTG GTGCGTTGTCAGGTGGTTTTCACTTCCAGGTGAACGATGGCGTTAACTTTGCCCCCCGTCAGATCTTCAGCACGACTGCCCACTCTCTGGTCCTCACTCTGCAGAGAAACCATCCAATGGAGGTCTACCCAG GCTCTGTGACACCAATCACTGTGCAGGAGCTTCAAGTGGTAACCAATGACGTCAGCAATATCAGAAGAAAACACTCTGTGCTCTTTGCACTGACTGCTCCTCCTAAACTCGGCCGCCTGGTCCGCCGTATGCCGGACAACTCTACACGTGAAATctccacattcacacaaagCATG GTGAATGATGGAGTTATCTTGTATGATCAGAACAAGCCAGAGTCAGTGGGGTGGTCGGCTGCAGactctttctccttcactgtgtcctctcctcctgctttccTTCCTCCACACACCTTCACCATCTTAATCTCCTACCAGGCCAACGAACATCAtgacaacactcaacacaaGACCAGACTACTGAACAACGCAG GTGCTGTGGTGGCAGAGGGAGGCAGGGTTATTATTGACAGGTCTAAACTCGATGCCTCTAATCTCCTGGGGAAGGTTCCACAGCACCACCGGAAAGACCACGACATCCTGTACCGTGTGATTACTCTGCCACGTCATGGAACTCTGGCAATACGAGGACATAATCTCACCAG AGACCAACCAGGTTTCTCACAGACCACCCTGAACAAGTTTGGCATCACATACATCCACGACGACTCTGAGACAACGACCGACAGCTTCACCTTCCGGGCTTGGGTGGCTCCCATGGATCTCTCATCCGCTTCCTCCTCACCGTCCTTGTCTGCTTTTCCCTCCgattcctcctcttccccttccCCCATTCCCCCTCTATCCTCCTTCTCGTCAGCAGACACAGCTTCTCGACGCCGAGCCAAGGACAGACTGGCGGTGACAGAGATGTTCAACATCACAGTGACGCCGGTCAACGACCAGCCGCCACTCATCAGGAGCAGAGCCCGGAGCATGAAGGTGGTGGTCGGGGAGAGAGTTGTACTTGGCCCAGACAGTCTGCAG GTTGAAGATCATGACACCCCTCCAGAGGAGCTGCACTACCTTGTGATCAGTAAGCCCAACAACGGCTACCTGATGCTGGGGGAAAGACCTGAGCCGGTGACCTCTTTCACCCAGTATGATGTCAACCACGGCCGGCTGCACTTTATACAACAG GGTGAGCCCTTGACAGGAGTTTTCTACTTCAATGTAACCGACGGTCATCACCGTCCCCTCTACAAACTGTTTAGTTTAGAGGTGATTAAGCCTTCTGTTTCCCTGGTGAACAACACTGGCTTGTCGTTGGTTCAAGGCAAGACCGCTGTGGTCCTGACAACCAATCAGCTGGCAGCTCAGACCAACGGTCGCAGCAAGGCCAACATCATCTACATGGTCGCCACACACCCCCGCCACGGACGCATCGCTATTAACGACCAGGAGGTCATGACCTTCCGCCACGAGGACCTGCAGTCTGGTCGTGTTGTCTATCACATGACTGATCTCAGCGAATCAGAAGACATCTTCCAAATCTCTGTGTCAGCCTCTTCGCCGGGGGTTGATTATGGAAATGTGACGGCACAGACAGTGAACGTAACTGTGCGGCCTCTGGTCTACCTGAGGGAGCCGGTCAGAGTGCCCAGTGGTATCGCTGTGAAACTGGGGAAAGCCATGATTGATGCTTCTGAGCTGGCGAGACTCAGCCGAGTCGACCCGGTCTTTGAGGTTCTGTCTCCACCGAAACATGGAAAACTAGTCAAG atgaCTTATGACCCTAACCGAGCATCAGAGGTCCTGAAGTCATTTACATTCAGAGATGTGGTTCAAGGCCGAGTCGCCATCGAGGAGACTCTCAGTGACAGCGACAACCAGCTCAATGACAACAAATCGGCTCTCACAACAGCTCAAGGCCACACTCCGGCCAGACCTCTCAATGATTCTTTCATCTTCCTGGTGAAGGCTGGAAACGTCCAACCAGCAAAGGGTGAGCTTCACTTCACCATCTTACCCCACCACCAGATGCATCATGGTCCGACTGGCTTAAATAAAGCAGATGGTGCAAGTCGCGAACACACCACAACCCGTCTGCCCACACATAACAAGACTACtactggaggaggaagaggaggtggacgAGGGGGATCCACAACGCACGGCGGAGGTGAGATGGGTTTGCCCCCCCACATTTTGTCACCTAAAACACACAATAGAACACAACATAAGTTGAGGCCTCACGGCCGCTGGGGGAACCACACACGCGGTGGGAGTCATGGAGGAAGATCAGGGAGCGGTGCAGAGGGAGCTGGAGGGGGTCACAGTCATCCTTTGcaaccccaccctcctcctttCTCAGACAAACACGGTCCTGTGAACCCTCCTGACATCCACCCGGTTCACGTCGAGGTCCTCCCTCGTCCAGCCTCCGACCCCCTCCTCATTATCCTGCCGCTGCTGGCCTGTTTGCTCCTCATCATTATTCTCATGGTTTTGATCCTGGTGTTCCGCCACCGCAAGGAGAAGCAGCGGCTGCGGCTCATCCAGGAGCTCGCTGCGGTGACATTACCTGCCGAGCGCAGCCCTTACCTGGGCCAGCCAGAGCGGAGCATGGCGATGCCATCCGTGGTGGTCACCCCGCTTGGCCCTGCAAGCTGCCCTACCTCACCGAAGGTATCCATAAGTTCCAGGAGGAGGAGTCTGGCCCCAGGGATGACCTTCTGGGGGCCATTTGAAGCTGATGGAGCTGATGGGAATATCAGAGGTGGTAACaataatgaaagagaaaatattacTGCAGGTTTCAAGACCTCTGAGGGCTCTAGGTCCCCTGCTCCATCTCTTAAAGACAACCAGTACTGGGTTTGA